A single window of Psychrobacter raelei DNA harbors:
- a CDS encoding DUF1622 domain-containing protein, whose translation MPYLIESIDLIAKIVEFIGVMIMFIGLILAFYKAAISSNKFSHDTYLGVRQGVGKSILLGLEVLIAADIMATVVTEPTLRSVVVLGVIVIIRTFLSLSLQVELEGRFPWQHKNTPQDKE comes from the coding sequence ATGCCGTATTTAATAGAATCAATTGACCTTATTGCTAAGATAGTTGAGTTTATCGGCGTCATGATCATGTTTATTGGGCTGATATTGGCTTTTTATAAGGCAGCCATCTCTTCGAACAAGTTCAGTCATGACACTTATCTAGGCGTTCGTCAAGGGGTGGGTAAATCCATCTTATTGGGCTTAGAGGTGCTTATTGCCGCTGATATTATGGCCACTGTGGTTACCGAACCAACCTTGCGCAGTGTGGTGGTATTAGGGGTGATTGTCATCATTCGCACCTTTTTGAGCCTGTCTTTACAAGTAGAATTAGAAGGCCGCTTTCCTTGGCAACATAAAAACACCCCGCAAGATAAAGAGTAG
- a CDS encoding amidohydrolase gives MNNNFKKKNLILFAGAASVLSACATQSTPQGSYNTLQSADMIVTNAKVAVMDDKRTTAEAIAVKDGKVLRTGSAAEILRLRDAHTQVIDGHGRTLIPGLNDSHLHITRGGRFYNSELRWDGVTSLKEALRMLKEQAERTPKGQWVRVIGGWSPYQFEEKRMPTIEEINEATGDTPAFVLYLYSRGWLNKAGMKALNIDRNTQPPNNDSRYEKDANGDPTGVLLAEPNAMILYQVIGKMPQLSEEEMINSTKHFHHELNRFGLTSAIDAGGGGHTFPDDYEASKALATSGDSSLRISYYLFPQKAGEEKQAFEKWMVNNKASVNEDIAHDHGYELKGGGEYMTWAAGDFENFLADKPLIKDNKGWREATKEIIQMHVDKGWPFRQHSTYGENTKLIVDLVDEIDRENNGKIKNEMRWAIDHGETITDDTLREIKRLNGGVSVQDRMAYAGEYFVERYGAQAAKTTPPFKKIYDMGIPLGSGTDGTRVASYNPWISLYWMTTGKTVGGMKLYDKDNLLDRDDALEVYTSGSAWFSNEEDVKGSLEPGKYADFVLLSDDYFTVPEEKIKGIESVLTVVGGKIAYGAGEYNKLDPQLPAVIPSWSPVKYYGGYHNAQKPVAK, from the coding sequence ATGAACAATAACTTTAAAAAGAAGAACTTAATATTGTTTGCGGGGGCGGCCAGCGTTTTATCCGCTTGCGCCACTCAGAGCACACCGCAAGGCTCATATAATACGCTGCAATCTGCTGATATGATTGTGACTAATGCCAAAGTGGCCGTCATGGATGACAAGCGCACTACGGCTGAAGCCATTGCCGTAAAAGACGGTAAAGTGCTGCGTACCGGTAGCGCTGCTGAGATTTTACGTCTAAGAGATGCGCATACTCAAGTTATTGATGGTCATGGCAGAACCTTAATCCCTGGTCTAAACGACTCTCACCTACATATTACTCGTGGCGGCCGTTTTTATAACTCTGAGCTACGCTGGGATGGGGTGACCTCATTAAAAGAAGCACTGCGTATGCTAAAAGAGCAAGCAGAGCGTACGCCTAAGGGACAATGGGTTCGAGTTATTGGGGGCTGGTCACCGTATCAATTCGAAGAAAAGCGAATGCCAACCATTGAAGAGATCAATGAAGCCACGGGTGATACACCTGCTTTCGTCTTATATTTATACAGCCGAGGCTGGCTGAACAAAGCGGGTATGAAGGCGTTAAATATCGACCGCAATACGCAACCACCAAATAATGACAGCCGCTATGAAAAAGATGCCAACGGTGATCCAACTGGGGTGCTATTGGCAGAACCGAATGCGATGATTCTATATCAGGTGATCGGTAAAATGCCACAGCTGTCTGAAGAAGAGATGATCAACTCTACCAAGCACTTTCATCATGAGTTAAACCGCTTTGGTCTGACCAGTGCCATTGATGCAGGCGGCGGTGGTCATACTTTCCCAGATGACTATGAAGCGTCAAAAGCATTGGCCACCAGTGGTGATTCGTCGTTACGCATCTCTTACTATTTGTTCCCACAAAAAGCAGGTGAAGAAAAACAAGCCTTTGAAAAATGGATGGTCAATAATAAAGCATCTGTGAATGAAGATATCGCCCACGACCATGGCTATGAGTTAAAAGGTGGCGGGGAATATATGACGTGGGCCGCTGGAGACTTTGAAAACTTCTTAGCCGATAAGCCGTTGATTAAAGACAATAAAGGCTGGCGTGAAGCCACCAAAGAAATCATCCAAATGCATGTTGATAAAGGCTGGCCATTTAGACAGCATTCTACTTATGGCGAGAATACCAAGCTGATCGTTGATTTGGTTGATGAGATTGACCGTGAAAATAACGGCAAAATCAAAAATGAGATGCGCTGGGCAATTGACCATGGCGAGACCATTACTGACGACACCCTACGTGAAATCAAGCGCTTGAATGGTGGTGTTTCGGTACAAGACCGCATGGCGTATGCAGGCGAGTATTTTGTTGAGCGTTATGGTGCACAAGCGGCTAAGACTACCCCGCCATTTAAGAAAATCTATGACATGGGCATTCCATTAGGCTCAGGAACAGATGGGACTCGCGTCGCCAGTTATAACCCATGGATATCTCTATATTGGATGACGACAGGTAAGACAGTCGGTGGCATGAAGCTGTATGACAAAGACAACCTATTAGACAGAGACGATGCGCTAGAGGTATACACCAGTGGCAGTGCTTGGTTCTCAAATGAAGAGGACGTCAAAGGCAGCCTAGAACCGGGTAAATATGCAGATTTCGTTCTGCTCTCTGACGATTACTTTACAGTACCAGAAGAAAAAATTAAGGGTATTGAGTCGGTATTAACTGTGGTAGGTGGCAAAATAGCATATGGCGCTGGCGAATATAATAAATTAGATCCGCAGTTACCAGCAGTCATTCCTAGCTGGTCTCCTGTTAAATACTATGGCGGCTATCACAATGCGCAGAAGCCTGTGGCTAAGTAG
- a CDS encoding Cj0069 family protein: MKKHVVIFEARGGSDKSKYGYRRDTYPIIESLKARGWSAEVIFYSDENRGEIYRYTIDKADAYVSRINPGNLKDETGYFQMLRELVHQGVKGLPHPDVMINYGAKNVVERLKGTSLVPEDVYCYYDYDALKHQFPQTLARGERVLKQNRGSTGEGIWRVQLKDPKKYKDLAEIPEDALLKLTEARDNHTEEKTLGEFIEFCYQYLEGDSGLILDMPFLPRIKEGEIRVLMLRDKAVSIVHKKPDQSADAFSATLFSGATYRYDKPEQWQEMVDTVESSIPMLQSRLGGYALPLLWTADFILDTDAEGKDVYVLGEINSSCVGFSTHLELSENIADEIMNLIEAESVINSRFPAFTI, translated from the coding sequence ATGAAAAAACACGTCGTTATTTTTGAGGCCCGTGGCGGCTCTGACAAAAGCAAATATGGCTATCGCCGTGATACTTACCCTATTATTGAGTCCTTAAAAGCCCGCGGCTGGAGCGCCGAGGTTATTTTTTATAGTGATGAAAATCGTGGTGAAATCTATCGCTATACCATTGATAAAGCCGATGCTTATGTGAGCCGAATTAATCCAGGCAACCTCAAAGATGAAACCGGTTATTTTCAAATGCTACGTGAATTGGTGCATCAGGGAGTCAAAGGCTTACCGCATCCTGATGTGATGATTAATTATGGCGCAAAAAATGTGGTTGAGCGTCTAAAAGGCACCTCTTTGGTTCCAGAAGATGTGTACTGCTATTATGACTATGATGCACTAAAGCACCAATTCCCCCAGACTTTGGCACGGGGTGAGCGTGTGCTAAAGCAAAACCGCGGCTCAACCGGTGAAGGCATTTGGCGCGTGCAGTTAAAAGACCCAAAAAAATACAAAGACTTGGCAGAGATCCCTGAAGATGCGCTGTTAAAGCTCACCGAAGCTCGGGATAATCATACTGAAGAAAAAACCTTGGGTGAATTCATCGAGTTTTGTTATCAGTATTTAGAGGGCGACAGTGGTCTAATCTTGGACATGCCCTTTTTACCGCGCATCAAAGAGGGAGAGATTCGTGTCCTGATGCTGCGTGATAAAGCGGTCTCTATCGTGCACAAAAAACCGGATCAATCTGCCGATGCCTTCTCCGCCACTTTATTCTCAGGCGCCACCTATCGTTATGATAAGCCTGAGCAGTGGCAGGAAATGGTAGATACGGTGGAGTCGAGCATTCCCATGCTACAGTCACGCTTAGGTGGTTATGCTTTACCGCTGCTGTGGACTGCTGACTTTATTCTTGATACAGATGCCGAGGGCAAAGACGTCTATGTACTGGGGGAAATTAACTCCTCTTGTGTCGGTTTTAGCACCCATTTAGAGCTATCGGAGAATATTGCGGATGAGATTATGAATTTGATTGAAGCTGAAAGTGTGATCAACAGCCGCTTCCCAGCCTTTACCATCTAA
- a CDS encoding alpha/beta hydrolase — translation MTLFVPEFKTDPFFNLEDNWAQTAPNELTHYYDQGQGVPLLLMHGSGMGTSAAVTWWQNLPFISQYARCIAFDFIGYGETLSAANTSPDTAYGIRQWGEHTLRLMDALHIEKAWLAGSSLGGWVALQLAIDHPERVCGVISIGTGGAKKPKPDTRAAQPKPKGPLSAELILQDLQKNIRNDAIISDTLVNLRYQAALKEAKLGLRPYLMAARDRDREVLPLDLDALAQLSLPVLLVHGRDDKVVPVARSLELLEAITTADAHFYKGAGHWPHIGRADEFNGLMRDYLAAHHFPSLNN, via the coding sequence ATGACGCTTTTTGTCCCAGAGTTTAAAACAGATCCTTTTTTTAATCTTGAAGATAACTGGGCTCAAACTGCCCCCAATGAGCTTACCCACTATTATGACCAAGGCCAAGGCGTCCCCCTGCTATTGATGCATGGCTCAGGTATGGGAACTTCAGCAGCCGTTACTTGGTGGCAGAACCTCCCTTTCATCAGCCAATATGCCCGCTGTATTGCCTTTGACTTTATTGGCTATGGCGAGACGCTGAGCGCAGCCAATACTTCGCCCGATACCGCTTACGGCATTCGTCAATGGGGTGAGCATACCCTACGCTTGATGGATGCGCTGCATATCGAAAAAGCTTGGCTTGCCGGCAGCTCGCTGGGCGGCTGGGTGGCACTGCAATTGGCCATTGATCATCCTGAGCGGGTTTGCGGGGTAATATCTATCGGGACAGGCGGTGCAAAGAAGCCAAAACCCGATACCCGTGCAGCACAGCCTAAACCCAAGGGGCCGCTATCCGCCGAGCTTATCTTGCAAGACTTACAAAAAAATATTCGTAATGACGCCATAATCAGTGACACCTTAGTCAATCTGCGCTATCAAGCGGCGCTAAAAGAGGCCAAGCTCGGTCTGCGCCCCTACCTTATGGCAGCGCGTGATCGGGACCGGGAAGTCTTACCACTGGATTTAGACGCATTGGCTCAGCTGTCTCTACCGGTGCTTTTGGTGCATGGCCGAGACGATAAGGTTGTACCTGTCGCGCGGAGCCTTGAGCTGCTTGAGGCGATTACAACTGCCGATGCCCATTTTTATAAAGGCGCCGGTCACTGGCCCCATATTGGCCGTGCCGATGAATTTAATGGCCTAATGCGTGATTATCTGGCAGCACATCACTTCCCATCACTTAATAACTAA